Below is a window of Brachyspira hampsonii DNA.
TTTCTATAGTATAATATTTCCCAGATAACTGCTTTATTACACCCTTAATTTCAAGCTGCATCAAAATAGATGCAGCAGTATGTACTTTTATATTGCTCTCTTCCACTATATCATCTATATGTATTTTATCAGATTTACTTATTATATTATAAAGTGAAGTTTCATCATCATTCAAACTGCTGATAAGCTCATTAACTTTCTTATTATGTTTTTTATTAGTTTCTTGAGTTTCTTCTTTATGTTTTTTATTTTCTTTTTTCTCTTTACTTTCTTCTTTTTTATTTTTTTCTTTTGATTTAATACTTATATCGCCGCCTTCAAAATATTTTAATTTCATCTTCAAATAATCATCATCATTTGAAAATATAGAATCAAAATCTTCTAGTATATCCATAATGCTGTATGCTATTTTAGCACCATCTTTATATAATTTGTGATTACCAAAATAAGCACTGTTTTTTTCATCATAAGGCGCTATATAAACATCTCTTCCCTGATTAAGAGCATAATCAACTGTTATCAAAGCACCAGACTTGCTTGCAGCTTCAACCATAACAACAGCATATGAAAGTCCTGATATTATTCTGTTTCTTCTAGGAAAATTAATTCTGTCTGGTTTCCTTCCTATTTCAAACTCGCTTACTATTACACCTTTTTCTATTAATTTATTATATATTTTTAAGTTTTCAGAAGGATAAACATTATCTATTCCGCTTCCTAAAACTGCAGCCGTATTAACAAGTGATGATATAGCCCCAAGATGTGCCTCTCTATCAACTCCCTTAGCCATTCCGGAAACAACTGTTATATTTAAAGATGATAATTTACTTGCAAGTTCAAAAGAATATTTACGGCTTTCATTTGTAGGCTCTCTTGTACCTACTATAGCTATAGCATTTCTTCTTAGTTTTTTTAAATCTCCCTTGTAATAAAGTATATAAGGAGGATTATCTATTTGTTTTAAATTAAAAGGATATTCTTCATCAAATAAACTTAATATTCCTATACCATAATTTTTTGATTTTTCTACTATTGTATTTGCTTTATCTAATATTTCATTTTTATCAAAGCTGCCTATTTGAGATTTAAATTTTTTTTCTAATAATTCCTTTATATTTTCTTCTTTATCATCAAAAATATTTTCTACAGATTCATAATGATTAATAAGCTCGGATATTCTTTTATCTCCTACTTTATCAATTTGATTTAAGGCAATCAAATAAGTTTTAATATCATAATTCTTACTCAATTTTGCTGTCCTATAATTTGCTCAATATTTTTTAAAACCGTTTCTTTTATATTATTTTCAACAGGAAGATTGAGTATTTTTCTGTATGCAGCTACTGCTTCATTATAATTTCCCCTGCTGTACTGTATTCTTGCTAATAACATTAAATAGTCTGCATTATTAGGATTCATTTCTACGGCTTTTTTTATATTATCAAATGCTTCCTCATAATTATTTTCTTGTAACCCTTTTAATGATGCTAAAGCCGCATAATAGTTGGCATTATTAGGGTCTTTATTTATAGCAAAACTAATATTGCTTTCTGCCCTTTGTATGAAATTACTCTTTTTTTCATAAGTATCAGCACTTTCTGCTAAATTGGCATAAGATATTCCTAGTCCGTATCTTAAATAAGGACTGTTTGGAAGTATTTTTAATGCTTCATTAAAATATTTTGCTGAATAAGCATACTGTTCTTTTACTAAACTTCTTTCTGCTAAAGTTCTGTATACAGATGCAAGCCTATCCTGAGCATATATTTTCTGATTTATAATATCATTATAAGTAGATGTTATTTCAAGCAAGGCTTTATCATCATCTACATTTTTTCCTTTTTCATATAGACTGTAAGCTCTATTTAAATTAAATCTATTGAAAATAACCTGCTTATTACATGATATTATAGATAAAAAACAAATTATTAATGTAAAATATTTAAAAATTACTTTCATTTATTTTCCTCACAAATATAATATATACAATATAATAGAAAAAAGTAAAGAAAATTATTAATATAATAGAAATAATTAATAAAAATATATCACTATAATATAAAAATATAGTATATTTTTGCCGTAAAATTAGAATAAAAAGTTAATAGTTACACTTTATTTTAAAAATATAATATCAGTTTTTATTTTATTTTTATCTATATTAGGATATTTCTTTTCAAGAACCTTTTCAAACATAAATTTATAAGTATTTAATTGATATTGATATTTATTTATGTTATATCCACTTTCTTGAGCTACTTTATAATCTAAAATATAATATTCATCATTTTTATTTTTAGTTATAATATCAATTTTTCCTGTTATTAAATCTTTTCCGTCATAATGTTGGAATGTATGTTCTCTTGAAATTATTTCTTCATTTCCGCTTAATATATTTTGTATGTGATTATTTTCAAATAACTTTTTGAATGCTGTATTTAAACTTTCTGTTAATTGCTCTTTGCTATAATGGTTATTACTTTTTAGAATGCATGATTTTATTTTTTCCAAATATTTTTCTTTTTCTTTTTGATATTTATCAAAGTTAAAATATTCAAGCATTTTATGTATTATTATTCCTATATCTTTATATGATATTACTTCTATATCATCATTATATTGATTATCTGTATTATTTATATCATTTTCTAATCTGGATATTTTTCTATCTAATAGCTTTGATATGTTAACATAATTTTTATTAAATATGTTATTTAAAGAAGGATTAATATTTTTTATATATTCATTGCTTTTTTCTTTTTTATCTTTTTTTGAAATGCTGTTTATTTTTTGTTTTATTTCTTCGGCATTTTTAATATTTATCTCTTCATTTGGCTTTACTGATAATCCGTATAAATATGTAGTAATAAATTTATTTTCTATATTATCAATTTTTATCAATCCTTTTGTATCTTCGCTTATAATATCGGCTTTATATTTTTTTGTTTCATCATTAAGATATTTATCTAAATATGATCTGTATGTTTCTTCTTTGGTATGCTCTCCTAAAAGTATTAAATTATTTGATGCTCTTGTTAGTGCTACATATAATAATCTTCTTTTTTCTGAAAGTTCGCTTTTTTTATTGTAGTCCGTATTTAAAGCAGAAAAATCTACACTGTAATGTTTATTTTTTACAGGAAGTTTTATAAAAGATGCATCTGCTATAAAATCAAAATCTGATAAATTAGATTTTATATATCCGCCTATCCCTGCCACAAATACATTATTAAATTCAAGTCCTTTAGATTTATGTATAGTCATTATTTTTACAGATTTTACAGATAATTTTGGTATTGCAGAGTATGCTTCATTATCATTGGTATTTTTGATATTTAATACAAAATCATAAATATTATTGCCTGTTTGATTTTCAAAATCATTTGCTATTTTTTTTAATTTTTCTATATTAGCATAAGAAATTTCAGCAT
It encodes the following:
- a CDS encoding tetratricopeptide repeat protein; translation: MKVIFKYFTLIICFLSIISCNKQVIFNRFNLNRAYSLYEKGKNVDDDKALLEITSTYNDIINQKIYAQDRLASVYRTLAERSLVKEQYAYSAKYFNEALKILPNSPYLRYGLGISYANLAESADTYEKKSNFIQRAESNISFAINKDPNNANYYAALASLKGLQENNYEEAFDNIKKAVEMNPNNADYLMLLARIQYSRGNYNEAVAAYRKILNLPVENNIKETVLKNIEQIIGQQN
- the dprA gene encoding DNA-processing protein DprA; this encodes MSKNYDIKTYLIALNQIDKVGDKRISELINHYESVENIFDDKEENIKELLEKKFKSQIGSFDKNEILDKANTIVEKSKNYGIGILSLFDEEYPFNLKQIDNPPYILYYKGDLKKLRRNAIAIVGTREPTNESRKYSFELASKLSSLNITVVSGMAKGVDREAHLGAISSLVNTAAVLGSGIDNVYPSENLKIYNKLIEKGVIVSEFEIGRKPDRINFPRRNRIISGLSYAVVMVEAASKSGALITVDYALNQGRDVYIAPYDEKNSAYFGNHKLYKDGAKIAYSIMDILEDFDSIFSNDDDYLKMKLKYFEGGDISIKSKEKNKKEESKEKKENKKHKEETQETNKKHNKKVNELISSLNDDETSLYNIISKSDKIHIDDIVEESNIKVHTAASILMQLEIKGVIKQLSGKYYTIEK